A region of Maridesulfovibrio sp. DNA encodes the following proteins:
- a CDS encoding ABC transporter permease subunit codes for MIWLFVLLWPLLGVKPEGLEVATTFSVWWKIAVGCSFVLVIYQLNSIGAFNFLTKPAGAAVGGVKKATSTLPFAVWAFVLLAFAVAYPHLFGRYAQDVAINCMIYICLGLGLNIVVGLAGMLDLGYIAFYGLGAYTYALLSITYKLAFWICLPLSAAVAGLGACLIGYCSMRMRGDYLAIVTLGFAEIVRMVLNNWMSLTNGPNGITGIKAPGIYWPDFSNGFTLEHIWLKKLSLTYYVILALVVFTIIAVYRLNHSRIGRAWEAIREDETAAEVMGIPTFYMKLLAYCSGACFGGLAGAFYAARMRFVSPESFTFLESAMVLSMVVLGGMGSIPGVILGALALIALPEIFRDFELYRMLVFGGVMTLMMLFRPQGLLPPKRRMKADKD; via the coding sequence ATGATCTGGCTGTTCGTCCTGCTCTGGCCTCTGCTCGGAGTAAAGCCTGAAGGATTGGAAGTGGCGACAACATTTTCGGTATGGTGGAAGATTGCTGTCGGCTGTTCATTTGTTCTGGTTATTTATCAGTTAAACAGCATAGGGGCTTTTAATTTTCTCACTAAGCCTGCCGGCGCTGCAGTGGGGGGAGTTAAAAAAGCGACTTCGACCCTGCCTTTTGCGGTCTGGGCCTTTGTTCTGCTTGCATTCGCAGTGGCTTATCCGCATCTTTTCGGGCGTTATGCACAGGACGTGGCCATCAACTGCATGATTTATATCTGCCTTGGGCTCGGTTTAAATATTGTTGTCGGCCTCGCAGGAATGCTCGACCTTGGCTATATCGCTTTTTACGGGTTGGGTGCATACACTTATGCCTTGCTTTCCATCACCTACAAACTGGCCTTCTGGATTTGTCTGCCTTTGAGTGCGGCTGTTGCCGGACTGGGCGCTTGTCTTATCGGTTACTGTTCCATGCGTATGCGTGGCGATTACCTCGCCATTGTCACCCTCGGTTTTGCAGAGATCGTGCGCATGGTTTTAAATAACTGGATGAGCCTGACCAACGGTCCCAACGGGATTACCGGAATCAAGGCTCCGGGAATTTACTGGCCTGACTTTTCTAATGGATTCACGCTTGAACACATTTGGCTCAAGAAACTTTCCCTGACCTACTACGTTATCCTTGCGCTGGTCGTCTTCACTATTATTGCGGTTTATCGTTTGAATCACTCCCGCATAGGGCGGGCCTGGGAAGCCATTCGCGAGGATGAGACCGCTGCAGAGGTTATGGGAATTCCGACTTTTTATATGAAGCTGCTGGCTTATTGCTCCGGTGCCTGTTTCGGAGGACTGGCCGGAGCCTTCTACGCTGCGCGTATGCGTTTTGTCAGCCCGGAATCTTTTACCTTTCTTGAATCGGCAATGGTTCTTTCCATGGTTGTTCTCGGTGGTATGGGGTCTATCCCCGGAGTGATTCTCGGCGCCTTGGCCCTGATCGCCCTGCCTGAGATTTTCAGGGATTTCGAGCTTTACCGCATGCTGGTTTTCGGTGGCGTCATGACCCTGATGATGCTTTTCAGGCCGCAGGGATTGCTGCCTCCTAAACGTAGAATGAAGGCGGATAAGGATTAA
- a CDS encoding branched-chain amino acid ABC transporter permease, whose translation MEYFFQQLINGITLGSVYALIALGYTMVYGIIQLINFAHGEFFAAGGYVGVIFMSYLLSQGAPAWVCLSGSLLLAMAYCAMLAMAVEKVAYKPLRSSSRLSVLLSALGMSIFLQNGLMLTQGVYDRAYPTELTQGGFEFGTVMLSYMQLFIVSLTAFLLVALNFLVFKTRIGKAMRSTAQDKIMSALVGINSNRIISLTFAIGAGLAAAAGIMVGLYYGSVRYDMGFVPGIKAFAAAVLGGIGNITGAMIGGFIIGMVEIFAAGYISGEYKDVFAFLILIGVLYFRPSGIMGENVDDTRV comes from the coding sequence ATGGAATATTTTTTTCAGCAACTCATCAACGGTATAACCCTCGGCAGTGTCTATGCATTGATCGCGTTGGGGTATACTATGGTGTACGGCATCATTCAGCTTATTAACTTCGCCCATGGTGAGTTTTTTGCTGCTGGCGGTTATGTCGGTGTAATTTTTATGAGCTATCTGCTTTCGCAGGGTGCTCCGGCCTGGGTCTGCCTGTCCGGTTCGCTTCTTCTCGCGATGGCATACTGCGCCATGCTGGCCATGGCGGTCGAAAAGGTTGCCTACAAGCCTTTGCGTAGCTCTTCACGGCTTTCGGTGCTCCTTTCCGCGCTGGGCATGTCCATTTTTCTTCAGAATGGACTGATGCTTACGCAGGGTGTGTATGACCGAGCTTATCCCACCGAATTGACACAGGGCGGATTCGAGTTCGGAACAGTCATGCTTTCCTACATGCAGCTGTTTATCGTAAGTTTAACCGCGTTTTTGCTGGTGGCTCTCAATTTTCTGGTCTTCAAGACCCGTATAGGCAAGGCCATGCGTTCCACTGCACAGGACAAGATCATGTCCGCGCTTGTAGGCATCAATTCCAACCGTATCATCAGCCTGACCTTTGCAATTGGTGCCGGGCTTGCAGCCGCAGCCGGGATCATGGTCGGTCTCTATTACGGCTCTGTGCGTTATGACATGGGGTTTGTGCCGGGGATCAAGGCTTTTGCTGCTGCTGTTCTGGGCGGAATCGGGAACATCACCGGAGCAATGATCGGCGGCTTCATAATCGGCATGGTCGAAATTTTCGCTGCAGGTTATATTTCAGGTGAATACAAGGATGTGTTCGCATTCCTAATCCTTATCGGAGTGCTTTATTTCAGACCTTCAGGAATCATGGGAGAGAACGTTGACGATACCAGAGTTTAA
- a CDS encoding branched-chain amino acid ABC transporter substrate-binding protein, whose translation MKRSIMTALLVSAILMLSAGMVFAKTLKVGTMGPLTGPYAADGNDIKNGVLTAVEVVKANGGIPGFDEIVVLPQDTACEPRQAVATANKLINEEANAVVGSYCSSATLPASEVLDEESIIMITPASTNEKVTSRGLPYMFRMCGRDDDQGSIALKFMQEQLGAKSVYIVDDKTAYSQGLADGVEKMCKAAGIKVLGHEHVNQGDKDFSAILTKVKNSNPDVYYMSMQNSATGALMLIQAKRMGIKAARLAQDAVYHPQLIEIAKDAANGVYLTFGFIDDNAPAYKEFYAQYQPKYGEPGAYSGYAYDSAMAYFKALKDAGSTDPEKVKAELMKLDYDGATKHIKFKPNGDSGSNYIIRKVDNGKFINYWNPVTGKLY comes from the coding sequence ATGAAACGTTCTATCATGACAGCTCTGCTTGTCTCAGCAATTCTTATGCTGAGTGCAGGCATGGTGTTCGCAAAAACACTCAAAGTCGGAACTATGGGACCGCTGACAGGTCCATATGCTGCTGACGGTAATGACATCAAGAATGGTGTTCTTACCGCGGTAGAAGTTGTTAAGGCAAACGGAGGAATCCCCGGCTTTGATGAAATCGTGGTCCTGCCGCAGGATACCGCATGTGAACCCCGTCAGGCTGTTGCTACCGCAAACAAGCTCATTAACGAAGAAGCTAACGCGGTGGTAGGCTCTTACTGCTCCAGTGCAACTCTTCCTGCTTCCGAAGTACTTGATGAAGAATCAATCATCATGATTACCCCGGCCTCCACAAACGAAAAAGTAACCTCCCGTGGCCTGCCTTACATGTTCCGCATGTGCGGTCGTGATGATGATCAGGGTTCCATAGCTCTGAAATTCATGCAGGAGCAGCTCGGAGCCAAGTCCGTATACATTGTAGATGATAAGACCGCATATTCCCAGGGTCTTGCTGACGGTGTTGAAAAGATGTGTAAGGCTGCCGGCATCAAGGTTCTCGGCCACGAGCACGTCAATCAGGGCGACAAAGACTTTTCTGCTATCCTGACCAAGGTCAAGAACAGCAACCCTGATGTTTACTACATGTCCATGCAGAACTCTGCCACCGGCGCATTGATGCTGATTCAGGCCAAGCGCATGGGAATCAAGGCTGCCCGTCTGGCTCAGGATGCAGTTTATCATCCGCAGCTGATTGAAATTGCTAAAGACGCAGCTAATGGTGTTTATCTTACTTTCGGTTTTATTGATGACAATGCCCCCGCATATAAGGAATTTTACGCACAGTATCAGCCCAAGTACGGTGAGCCAGGTGCATACTCCGGTTATGCATACGACTCTGCCATGGCTTATTTCAAGGCCCTCAAGGATGCAGGATCCACAGATCCTGAGAAAGTCAAAGCCGAACTCATGAAGCTTGATTACGATGGCGCAACCAAGCACATCAAGTTCAAGCCTAATGGAGATTCCGGCTCCAACTACATTATCCGTAAGGTTGATAACGGTAAGTTCATCAACTACTGGAATCCCGTTACCGGCAAGCTTTACTAG
- a CDS encoding ABC transporter ATP-binding protein: MAELHLHDVSVRFGGLQALAEVNFSLMPGEIVGLIGPNGAGKTTVFNVITGVYSASGGHVEYDGENLTGLKPYQVLHKGIARTFQNIRLFQNMTALENVMVAQHSRSSCGVFGAIFRTPAQKKEEARIKKKAMEELRFAELDEYADEVASSLPYGHQRRLEIARALASEPSTILLDEPAAGLNPAESGELMDTIRKISERGINVLMVEHDMKVVMGICQRLVVLDHGVMIAKGNPEEIQKNPAVIEAYLGN, encoded by the coding sequence ATGGCAGAACTTCATTTACACGATGTGAGCGTCCGCTTCGGTGGACTGCAGGCTCTGGCAGAGGTTAACTTCTCTCTCATGCCGGGAGAGATTGTGGGACTTATCGGACCTAACGGCGCTGGCAAAACCACAGTCTTTAACGTGATAACCGGAGTCTATTCAGCATCCGGTGGTCACGTTGAATACGACGGTGAAAACCTTACCGGCTTAAAGCCGTATCAGGTGCTCCATAAAGGTATTGCCAGAACTTTTCAGAATATTCGTCTCTTTCAGAATATGACCGCACTTGAAAATGTAATGGTTGCTCAACACTCCCGCTCATCATGCGGAGTCTTCGGCGCTATTTTTCGCACTCCGGCCCAGAAAAAGGAGGAGGCGCGTATCAAGAAAAAGGCAATGGAGGAGCTTCGGTTCGCAGAGCTAGACGAATATGCTGACGAGGTTGCGTCCAGTCTTCCTTACGGTCATCAGCGGCGGCTTGAAATAGCAAGGGCTTTGGCTTCCGAACCGAGCACAATTCTGCTTGACGAGCCAGCCGCAGGTCTGAATCCGGCTGAGAGCGGGGAGTTGATGGATACGATCCGCAAAATCTCTGAAAGGGGTATCAATGTGCTTATGGTGGAGCATGACATGAAAGTTGTCATGGGTATCTGCCAGCGCTTGGTTGTTCTTGATCACGGAGTAATGATTGCAAAGGGTAACCCTGAAGAAATTCAGAAAAATCCTGCTGTAATTGAGGCATATCTGGGTAACTAA
- the qmoC gene encoding quinone-interacting membrane-bound oxidoreductase complex subunit QmoC, with product MEKDIRIKPDLEFIKELQEVGGESLKKCYQCATCSVACPLSPADNPYPRKEMVWAQWGLKDKLVNDIDIWLCHNCGTCSDLCPRGARPADLLAGLRNMAYQKMVTPSIIGKWMASPKHLPKLMAIPAAIYMIIWFIMAGVRGSFFPLKDGEIVYGYLFPGDFTIDPIFMIAFGFMVWTFYKGVKNLIESFKDQPKVFAVGDKSEKPSMLECFIDVCKNELLTHSKWKECGETDEADEQKFNGHRFIMLAFVCLMVVTGVVAVTHWGGKIIPFLGHIGHTPMPLWHPIKILANVGAVLLVYSLVMLTKRRLNQDQSVHGSSYYDWYLLGLIWTIAVTGVMCELLRLLGVAVLAYPMYYVHLIAVFMMFVYLPWSKLGHLVYRTAALTYARYIGRLPMPVREEKTFTL from the coding sequence ATGGAAAAAGATATTCGCATTAAACCGGATCTGGAGTTCATCAAGGAACTGCAGGAAGTCGGTGGCGAAAGCCTGAAGAAGTGCTACCAGTGCGCAACCTGCTCTGTAGCCTGTCCCCTGTCGCCTGCCGATAATCCTTACCCTCGTAAGGAAATGGTCTGGGCTCAGTGGGGCCTTAAAGATAAACTCGTTAACGACATCGATATCTGGCTGTGTCACAACTGCGGTACCTGTTCTGACCTGTGTCCCCGTGGCGCACGTCCTGCAGATCTGCTCGCAGGGCTTCGTAACATGGCCTATCAGAAGATGGTAACCCCTTCCATTATCGGTAAATGGATGGCTTCCCCCAAGCACCTGCCCAAGCTTATGGCTATTCCGGCAGCGATCTACATGATCATTTGGTTTATCATGGCGGGAGTCCGCGGTTCCTTCTTCCCTCTTAAAGATGGTGAAATCGTCTATGGATACCTGTTTCCCGGCGACTTTACTATTGACCCGATCTTCATGATTGCCTTCGGTTTTATGGTTTGGACCTTCTATAAAGGAGTAAAGAACCTGATCGAATCATTCAAAGATCAACCGAAGGTCTTTGCTGTAGGTGACAAATCTGAAAAGCCCAGCATGCTGGAGTGCTTCATTGACGTTTGTAAAAACGAACTGCTGACTCACTCCAAATGGAAAGAATGCGGTGAAACCGATGAAGCTGACGAACAGAAGTTCAACGGTCACCGTTTCATCATGCTCGCATTCGTCTGCCTGATGGTCGTAACCGGTGTGGTTGCTGTAACCCACTGGGGTGGAAAGATTATTCCTTTCCTCGGTCATATAGGCCATACTCCCATGCCGCTGTGGCACCCGATCAAGATTCTGGCCAACGTTGGCGCTGTACTGCTGGTTTATTCACTGGTGATGCTCACTAAGCGTCGTCTGAATCAGGACCAGAGCGTACATGGTTCCAGCTACTATGACTGGTATCTGCTCGGCCTGATCTGGACTATCGCCGTAACCGGCGTCATGTGTGAACTTCTGCGTCTCCTCGGTGTAGCAGTTCTCGCATACCCCATGTACTACGTGCACCTGATCGCCGTATTCATGATGTTTGTCTATCTGCCGTGGTCCAAACTTGGACACCTGGTCTACAGGACTGCAGCTTTAACTTATGCAAGATACATTGGCCGTCTGCCCATGCCGGTCCGTGAAGAAAAGACTTTTACTCTGTAA
- a CDS encoding hydrogenase iron-sulfur subunit, whose amino-acid sequence MPEKIGVYFDQASVSPYLNAEDMAELVGRVYANECPVVKVHPRLNSEEGRKLIQDDIDAGNVDAVCICGTSPRVDWDIFDFDNVAVERVNLREQCIKVFRNPDGTMPDPNGEVPELLKIMANEYVKMGVTKLLKTKEQESQAFDANKVVMVMGGGFTGLTAALYAAKTNHDVILVEKEANLGGKAAGMYKTFPLSYPYTEAHETGIDSLIAEVQSNSRIKVLTSAQLKALEGAPGKYTAKVQVGGNVEEMAVGACVLATGWVPQDTKYVEPMGYGSSKVVTAAEFEALVKQGKMTAKSVAFVLDTRLSEEKFAAEEDAYANRSEEQIAADDAAAAEAAEGEEEDKFVYEDMESYKHLPYSSELNSLVALKQANYVREKNEDAIAYIIYNHMMVPGVNERYYRAAQDNPGVMLTKGTVTSIKEEGAGMVVCASNTLLGENIEIEAELVVVPTGMVPTTAHDPTINLVYRQGPAFPDLKQFDGYADSNYICFPYETRRTGIYAAGCVRQPMSMGLAREDAAGAVLKAIQCINSSNHGVAVHPRSGDTTYPVFNFMRCTQCKRCTEECPFGALDDDEKGTPMPNPSRCRRCGTCMGACPERVIGFDNYNIDMIGSMIKQVNVPDDMEVGGPRFIVLACENDAYPALDMAAMRGKGWSPYVRVVPVRCLGSVNTIWIADAMSKGIDGVLLLGCKYGEDYQCHFVKGSELCNRRMENVADSLKRLGVEPERVVQAELAIDEYDKVPDMIDNFVNEMIKIGPNPFKGY is encoded by the coding sequence ATGCCCGAAAAAATCGGAGTTTATTTCGACCAAGCGAGCGTATCTCCTTACCTGAACGCTGAAGATATGGCTGAACTCGTCGGTCGCGTTTACGCGAACGAATGTCCGGTCGTAAAGGTGCACCCGCGTCTTAACAGCGAGGAAGGAAGAAAGCTCATTCAGGATGATATCGACGCTGGCAACGTTGACGCAGTATGTATCTGCGGCACTAGCCCTCGTGTTGACTGGGATATTTTCGACTTTGACAATGTCGCTGTCGAACGAGTCAACCTGCGTGAACAGTGCATCAAGGTTTTCAGGAATCCCGACGGTACCATGCCCGATCCGAACGGCGAAGTTCCTGAGCTCCTCAAAATAATGGCAAACGAATACGTCAAAATGGGTGTTACCAAGCTGCTCAAAACCAAAGAGCAGGAATCTCAGGCTTTCGACGCCAACAAGGTTGTCATGGTCATGGGTGGTGGTTTCACCGGTCTCACCGCAGCTCTTTATGCTGCCAAGACCAACCACGACGTAATTCTGGTAGAAAAGGAAGCCAACCTTGGTGGTAAGGCTGCCGGAATGTACAAAACATTCCCCCTTTCCTATCCTTATACCGAAGCACATGAAACCGGAATTGATTCTCTGATAGCTGAAGTTCAGTCCAACTCCAGAATCAAAGTGCTGACCTCCGCACAGCTTAAGGCTCTCGAAGGTGCACCCGGCAAATACACTGCTAAAGTGCAGGTCGGCGGCAACGTTGAAGAGATGGCTGTCGGTGCTTGTGTTCTGGCCACCGGTTGGGTTCCCCAGGATACAAAATACGTAGAGCCTATGGGCTACGGTTCTTCCAAGGTTGTAACTGCTGCTGAATTTGAAGCTCTGGTCAAGCAAGGCAAAATGACTGCTAAGTCTGTTGCTTTCGTACTTGATACTCGCCTCAGTGAAGAAAAGTTTGCCGCTGAAGAAGATGCTTACGCGAATCGCTCTGAAGAGCAGATTGCAGCTGACGATGCTGCAGCAGCAGAAGCTGCTGAGGGAGAAGAGGAAGATAAATTTGTCTATGAAGACATGGAATCTTACAAGCATCTTCCCTACAGCTCTGAGCTTAACAGTCTTGTAGCTCTCAAGCAGGCCAACTACGTACGTGAAAAGAATGAAGACGCTATAGCCTACATCATCTACAATCACATGATGGTGCCCGGTGTTAACGAGCGTTACTATCGTGCAGCACAGGATAACCCCGGCGTAATGCTGACCAAGGGTACCGTTACTTCCATCAAGGAAGAGGGTGCCGGTATGGTCGTTTGCGCCAGCAATACCCTGCTGGGCGAAAATATTGAAATCGAAGCTGAGCTGGTCGTTGTTCCCACCGGTATGGTTCCCACCACCGCGCACGATCCGACCATCAACCTCGTATACAGACAGGGTCCCGCATTCCCCGATCTTAAGCAGTTCGACGGATATGCAGACTCCAACTACATCTGCTTCCCTTACGAAACACGCCGTACCGGTATTTACGCCGCAGGTTGTGTGCGTCAGCCCATGTCCATGGGACTTGCCCGTGAGGATGCAGCAGGTGCTGTCCTGAAAGCGATCCAGTGTATTAACTCCTCCAACCACGGCGTAGCTGTACATCCCCGCTCCGGTGACACCACCTATCCTGTTTTCAACTTCATGCGTTGTACCCAGTGTAAACGTTGTACCGAGGAATGTCCCTTCGGCGCACTCGATGATGATGAAAAAGGAACACCAATGCCGAATCCGTCCCGTTGCCGCCGTTGCGGTACCTGTATGGGTGCCTGCCCTGAGCGCGTAATCGGATTCGACAACTACAATATTGACATGATCGGTTCCATGATCAAGCAGGTTAACGTACCTGATGATATGGAAGTCGGCGGTCCCCGTTTTATCGTACTTGCTTGTGAAAACGATGCCTACCCGGCACTCGATATGGCAGCTATGCGCGGTAAAGGCTGGTCCCCCTATGTTCGTGTCGTTCCCGTCCGCTGTCTCGGCTCTGTAAACACCATCTGGATTGCAGATGCAATGTCCAAGGGTATTGATGGAGTTCTGTTGCTTGGTTGTAAGTACGGCGAAGACTACCAGTGCCACTTTGTGAAGGGCTCTGAGCTTTGTAACCGCCGTATGGAAAACGTCGCTGATTCTCTGAAAAGACTTGGCGTTGAACCCGAGCGTGTTGTACAGGCTGAACTTGCCATCGATGAATACGACAAAGTTCCCGACATGATCGATAACTTTGTTAATGAGATGATCAAGATCGGTCCTAACCCGTTCAAGGGCTACTAG
- a CDS encoding FAD-dependent oxidoreductase, with product MSNSILVVGGGFSGITAALEAAEVGHEVFIVEKAPYLGGRVMQLNKYFPKLCPPSCGLEIQFQRIKNNKNVKFFTLAEVESISGSKGNYEVKVRIKPRYVGPGSVELSDVIEKLSNDITDEFEFKLCDRKALYMDVPFAFPARYVLEKENCTDEDLKLLAGVDVIDLKEEEKVITLNVGSIVYATGWKPYDVTKLSNLGAGTVKNCISNMAMERLAAPSGPTCGKIVRPSDGAQPKNIAFVQCAGSRDENHLNFCSYICCMASLKQAAYVREQYPDAKVTIYYIDLRTPGRYDKFAKRILSDDKINAVKGKVAEVIEESGSGNVLVTVEDAETGIKSQNEHDLLVLATGMQPSLAGTPVPSGVQVDDQGFIVGGEEQGIFAAGCAKQPLDVMKTAQSGTAAALKAIQTVIGR from the coding sequence ATGTCAAATAGCATACTTGTCGTAGGCGGCGGGTTCAGTGGTATCACTGCTGCACTCGAAGCCGCTGAAGTAGGCCATGAAGTCTTCATCGTGGAGAAGGCGCCGTATCTGGGTGGCCGGGTGATGCAGCTGAATAAATATTTTCCGAAGCTGTGTCCTCCTTCCTGCGGACTGGAGATTCAGTTTCAGAGAATCAAAAACAATAAGAACGTTAAGTTCTTTACCTTGGCTGAAGTGGAATCCATTAGCGGTTCCAAAGGCAACTACGAAGTCAAGGTTCGCATCAAACCCAGATATGTGGGTCCTGGCAGTGTAGAACTCTCAGATGTCATCGAGAAACTCTCCAATGACATTACTGACGAATTTGAGTTCAAGCTCTGTGACCGCAAAGCTCTTTACATGGATGTACCTTTTGCATTCCCCGCTAGGTACGTTCTTGAAAAAGAAAATTGCACTGATGAAGACCTCAAACTCCTCGCAGGTGTCGATGTTATCGACCTTAAAGAAGAGGAAAAGGTCATCACACTTAATGTAGGTTCCATCGTTTACGCTACCGGCTGGAAGCCTTATGATGTTACCAAACTTTCCAACCTCGGTGCAGGTACCGTTAAGAACTGTATTTCCAACATGGCTATGGAAAGACTTGCAGCTCCCAGCGGACCTACCTGTGGTAAGATTGTGCGCCCCTCCGACGGCGCGCAGCCTAAAAATATCGCATTCGTACAGTGTGCGGGTTCCCGCGATGAAAACCACCTCAACTTTTGTTCCTACATCTGCTGCATGGCTTCTCTGAAGCAGGCTGCATATGTTCGCGAACAGTATCCCGATGCAAAGGTCACCATTTATTACATCGACCTGCGTACCCCGGGACGTTACGACAAGTTTGCAAAACGTATTCTTTCCGATGACAAAATCAACGCCGTTAAAGGTAAAGTTGCAGAAGTTATTGAAGAATCCGGTTCCGGCAACGTTCTTGTCACAGTTGAGGATGCAGAAACCGGTATCAAGTCTCAGAACGAGCATGATCTTTTAGTTCTGGCTACCGGTATGCAGCCCAGCCTGGCAGGTACTCCGGTTCCTTCCGGCGTACAGGTTGATGATCAGGGCTTTATTGTCGGCGGTGAGGAACAAGGCATTTTCGCTGCCGGGTGTGCAAAGCAGCCTCTGGATGTCATGAAGACAGCCCAGTCCGGTACTGCTGCCGCTCTCAAAGCGATCCAAACGGTGATAGGGAGGTAA
- the aprA gene encoding adenylyl-sulfate reductase subunit alpha: MPLLPSKEASKGVALAEPELIEKDVDILLVGGGMGNCGVAYEAMRWIEKAGGDISIMLLDKAAMERSGAVAQGLSAINTYLGENDADDYVRMVRTDLMGLVREDLIFDLGRHVDDSVHLFEEWGLPCWIKKDGKNLDGAAAKAAGLSLRNGDACVRSGRWQMMINGESYKCIVAEAAKMALGEDNYMERVFIVKMLLDANEPNRIAGAVGFSTRENKVYVFKCNAAVVACGGAVNVYRPRSTGEGMGRAWYPVWNAGSTYTMCAQVGAEMTMMENRFVPARFKDGYGPVGAWFLLFKAKATNYKGEDYCETNRAMLKPYEDRGYAKGHVIPTCLRNHMMLREMREGRGPIYMDTATALQNTFAELTPAEQKHLESEAWEDFLDMCVGQANLWACQNIEPENSGSEIMPTEPYLLGSHSGCCGIWTSGPDEDWVPEDYKVKADNGKVYNRMTTVNGLFTCADGVGASGHKFSSGSHAEGRIVGKQMVRWVVDHKDFKPTLNEKAADLAKEIYQPWYTYEAGKGISTDPVVNPNYITPKNFMMRLVKATDEYGGGVGTMYVTSKSLLHTGFHLLEMLEEDSKKLAARDLHELMRCWEQFHRLWTVRLHMQHIEFREESRYPGFYYRGDFMGLDDSKWKCFVNSKYDVEKGETTIFKKAYHQIIPL; this comes from the coding sequence ATGCCTCTTCTCCCTAGTAAAGAAGCTTCTAAAGGTGTTGCTCTCGCAGAACCTGAGCTTATAGAAAAAGACGTTGATATTCTTCTCGTCGGTGGTGGTATGGGTAACTGCGGTGTTGCTTATGAAGCAATGCGCTGGATCGAAAAAGCCGGTGGCGACATCTCCATCATGCTCCTCGATAAAGCTGCTATGGAACGTTCCGGTGCTGTTGCACAGGGTCTTTCCGCTATCAACACCTACCTTGGCGAAAACGACGCTGATGACTACGTACGCATGGTTCGTACTGACCTCATGGGCCTCGTTCGCGAAGACCTTATTTTTGACCTCGGCCGTCACGTTGATGACTCCGTTCACCTTTTTGAAGAGTGGGGCCTTCCCTGCTGGATCAAAAAAGACGGTAAGAACCTCGACGGTGCAGCTGCTAAAGCAGCTGGTCTCTCCCTGCGTAACGGCGACGCTTGCGTTCGTTCCGGTCGCTGGCAGATGATGATCAACGGTGAGTCCTACAAGTGCATCGTTGCTGAAGCAGCCAAAATGGCTCTCGGCGAAGATAACTACATGGAACGCGTTTTCATCGTTAAAATGCTCCTCGACGCTAATGAGCCTAACCGCATCGCTGGTGCTGTAGGTTTCTCCACTCGTGAAAACAAAGTATACGTTTTCAAATGCAACGCTGCTGTTGTTGCATGTGGTGGTGCAGTAAACGTTTACCGTCCTCGCTCCACTGGTGAAGGTATGGGTCGTGCATGGTACCCCGTATGGAACGCAGGTTCCACCTACACCATGTGTGCTCAGGTTGGCGCTGAAATGACCATGATGGAAAACCGCTTCGTACCCGCTCGTTTTAAAGACGGTTACGGTCCGGTTGGTGCATGGTTCCTGCTCTTCAAAGCTAAAGCAACCAACTACAAAGGCGAAGACTACTGCGAAACCAACCGCGCTATGCTCAAGCCTTACGAAGATCGCGGCTACGCTAAAGGTCACGTAATCCCGACCTGTCTGCGTAACCACATGATGCTCCGTGAAATGCGTGAAGGCCGCGGCCCCATCTACATGGACACCGCTACCGCACTGCAGAACACTTTCGCAGAACTGACCCCCGCAGAACAGAAACACCTCGAGTCTGAAGCTTGGGAAGACTTTCTTGATATGTGTGTTGGTCAGGCTAACCTCTGGGCTTGTCAGAACATCGAACCTGAAAACTCCGGTTCCGAAATCATGCCCACCGAACCTTACCTCCTCGGCTCCCACTCCGGTTGCTGCGGTATCTGGACTTCCGGTCCTGATGAAGACTGGGTTCCCGAAGATTACAAAGTTAAAGCTGACAACGGTAAAGTCTACAACCGTATGACCACCGTTAACGGTCTGTTCACCTGCGCTGATGGTGTTGGTGCTTCCGGTCACAAGTTCTCTTCCGGTTCTCACGCTGAAGGTCGTATCGTTGGTAAGCAGATGGTACGCTGGGTTGTTGACCACAAGGACTTCAAACCCACTCTGAACGAAAAAGCTGCTGATCTCGCTAAAGAAATCTACCAGCCTTGGTACACCTACGAAGCCGGTAAAGGCATCTCTACCGACCCCGTAGTTAACCCCAACTACATCACTCCCAAAAACTTCATGATGCGCCTTGTTAAGGCAACTGATGAATACGGTGGTGGTGTTGGTACCATGTACGTTACCTCCAAATCCCTGCTGCACACCGGTTTCCATCTTCTCGAAATGCTCGAAGAAGACTCCAAGAAACTGGCTGCTCGTGACCTCCACGAACTCATGCGTTGTTGGGAACAGTTCCACAGACTGTGGACTGTACGCCTGCACATGCAGCACATTGAATTCCGTGAAGAGTCCCGTTACCCCGGTTTCTACTACCGTGGTGACTTCATGGGTCTCGATGATTCCAAGTGGAAATGCTTCGTTAACTCCAAGTACGATGTTGAAAAAGGTGAAACTACCATTTTCAAAAAAGCATACCACCAGATCATCCCCCTCTAA